The sequence TATACAACATAGAAACTAATGAAGGTAAAATAGAAATTTACTCAGGTTCAGCCGTAGCGGAATAAATCCTTTACCTTCAACAGTCACTGAAAGCAATTTACCAAATACTTATTACGGCAACTCGGCAGCTCCTGCAGGAGATATTAATAATGATGGATATGATGATGTTATTGTTGTGGCTTATTTATATGATAATGGTCAAACAAACGAAGGTGCAGTATATATTTATCATGGCTCTGCAGTAGGTTTAATTACCAATAAATGTATCCGCAATAATTCTTGAAAGCAATCAAGCAAAGCGCACAATTTGGCAGATCTGTTGGGTCTGCAGGCGATATCAATAGTGACGGATTTGATGATGTATTAATTGGTTCAGATGCTTACACAAATGGACAATCGTTGGAAGGTAGAACTTTTGTTTATCATGGCTCTGCTGCTGGTAATAGAATATGCCCAAGCGGCAACAGTGGAAAGCAATCTTGCAAACGCTGCTTTTGGCCGTTCTGTTGCCGGATTACGTGATGTTAATGGGGACGGTTTTGATGATATTATTGTCGGCTCACCAAACTACCCGAATGGTCAAAGTCAAGAAGGTGGAGTATACATTTATCACGGAACTGCCACGGGAATAAAACACAGTTCCGACTTACACCAGGAAAATAACAAAGCCATTTCTTATTTGGGGCTTTCTGTTTCCGCCGCAGGGATGTTAATAGTGATGGGCGGGTTTGATGTTATCATAGGCGCTTATAATGCCGATAATCTTCAAGATGGTGAGGGATTCCATTACGCGCATTGGCGGTTCGTAGCGTCAGGTATAAGTGCAACACCGAATATTGTTTTTGAATCAAATCAAGAGGCAGTTTTTTTGGTACTCGGTTGCTTGCGCCGGTGATAGGAATGCAGATGGATTTGATGATATTATTATCGGAGCAAATGACTTTTTACCAATGATGATGAACAAGAAGGCAAAGCATTTATTTATTATGGTTCCGCGTCAGGAATTACAGATATGCCGAACGCCACTTTTGAGAGCGATAAACCGTATTCGAATTTTGGTGCTACCGTTTCCGGAGTAGGGGATGTAAATAATGATGGTTTTGATGATTTAATTATTGGTGCTACTGACTATTCAAATACACCGTCCAATGAAGGTGCTATTTATTTTTATTTTGGCGACAATTGTCCCACCACAATTACCATGCAGATAGCGACCTTGATGGTTTTGGCAGCATGATTTCAATTAGTAGTTGCCTGTGAAATGCCGATAGGTTATATTTAGATGGAAGTGATTGCAACGACACCGATTCTTCAAAATCCAAATACGATTTGGTATTTAGATGATGATTATGATAATTATTATGCCGAACAGGCACACCATACACTCAATGAGCGACCCGATTGGAGTTATTTTTTACTGGAATTTTAGGTGGAGACGATTGCAATGATTCAAGCGAAGTCGTTTTTCCGGGTGGATTTGAATATTTAGATAGTATAGATAATGATTGCGATGGATTAATTGAAACGGATTATGACTGGACTTATGATGCCTTGCTGAAATATAATGGCATTGCGGGAAGATTTGCGCATGCTGTTTCTGAAGCCGGAGATGTGAATGGTGACGGATTTGCCGATATAATTGTTGGCGGATTTACTACGATAATATTGAAATTGACGAGGGTGCAGCATTTGTTTTTCTTGGTTCGGCAACAGGCATATCAAATACACCTGCAAATATTTTAGAAAAAATCAGGCCTCAGCCTATTTTGATATTCAGTTTCTACTGCCGGAGATGTAAACAATGATGGCTATGATGATATATTGTTGGTGCAACATTATATGATAATGGCTGAAACAGACGAAGGTCGTGTTTATATTTACTATGGTTCTCCAACGGTATTATAGGCACACCGCAAAAATATTAGAATCTAATCAAACAACTGCACAGTTCGGCGGTGCTGTATCAAATGCGGGCGACATAAACAACGATGGATATGATGATATTATAGTAGGTGCACAATTATATGATAATGGTCAAACCGATGAGGTGTTGCGTTCGTTTATTACGGCTCACCGGGTTGGTATAAAATCTGCACCATTTACAATGATAGAAAGTAATCAAACGCTTTCACGTTTTGGATGTGCTGTTTCAACAGCAGGTGATGTTAATAACGATGGGACGAGCGACGACGTGGTTGTGGTGCATATCTCGCTGATTATGGGCAAGATGAAGAGGGTGCTGCATTTGTATATCATGGTGGCCCATCAGGAATTAATACTGTGTATGCAGTAAAAATGGAAAGTAATCAAGCATATTGCAGATTTTGGTAATAGTGTATCAAACGCAGGCGATTTGAATAATGATGGTTATTCAGATTTAATTATCGGAGCAATTCAATATAATGGCATAGCAACTAATGTAGGAGCTGCATTTATTTATCATGGTTCACCAACAGGAATTCGAGCAGTCCAACAACAATTTTGTCTGGCATGCAAGGATCTGCTTATTTAGGTTCATCAGTAAATACGCTTGGCGATGCCAATGGTGATGGTTATTCCGATGTAATTGTTGGCGCATATCAATATACTAATGGTCAATATGATGAAGGGGCTACTTATTTTATTACGGAACATCAGCAGCTAAACCCGATTCCTGTGTTGAATTGGAATCCAACAAGGTTCAGCATGGTTTGGTTATGCCGTTTCCGTACCGGTGATATTAATAATGATGGTTTCGACGATGCTGTTGTTGGTGCATATTTCTATGACAACGAGCAGGTGGAGCAGCCTTTGTATATTTATCTAACCCTTGCGATTTAATTTTTTATGCAGATGCAGATGGTGATGGTTTCGGTAATAACGATGTAATGGTGGAAGCATGTGCAGCACCTCCGGGTTACGTTGACAATAATCTCGATTGTAATGATGCTAACAATGCAATCAATCCAACACAAATAGAAATTTGCAATGCAATAGATGATAATTGCAATGGAACAAACGATGAAGGTGTTATTGAAACAATTAGTATTGCAGCTGCCGGTCCAACCGAATTTTGCCAAGGTGGAAGCGTAATTTTAAATGCTACCTATTCAGGAACATCTGTCCAATGGCAAAAAAACGGCAGTAATATTCCGGGAGCAATAGGAGCGTCATATACTGCTACCACAAAGGTAATTATGCTTGCATAACAACAAGCGATTGCAATTCAGCAACATCTAGAACCAATATTTGTAAATGTATTTAAAAACCCAAAGCTATAATTTCAGCAGCAGGTCCAACTACATTTTGTGTTGGTGGAAGTGTAACCCTGAATGTAGCTCCTGTTGCAGGCTCTAGCTACCAATGGTATAAAGATGCATTGCCAATTCCTGGGAATAGCTACCAATTATCTTGCAACAACTGCAGGTATTTATAAATGTAAGGTTACTAAAAATTGTTACGGGATGTTATAAAAATTCTTCAGGTATTTCTGTTACTATACCTTGTAAAGAAGGAGAAATAACGTCAATGGAAAACAGCTTTACCATCTATCCAAACCCAAACAACGGAACTTTACGATTGCAGATTTTACATTTGGTAACCTGACCGCACAAATTGAAATTTATAATTCCATTGGTCAACAAATTTTCAAACAGGAAATAACTCAGCACATAACACTATTGAAGTTCAACTTTCAAATATTGCTTCCGGTATGTATATCATTAAACTGTCAGACGGAACCAAAATAACAGAACAAAATTAATTATCGAATAGGAATTATTAACGGTATACATTACGGGTAATTGTAAATGAATGAACGTTCATTCATATTGTATTTTCTTTATTTATAGCAATCTGTTTTGGTTTACCGCTGCAATCATAATCGG comes from Bacteroidota bacterium and encodes:
- a CDS encoding FG-GAP repeat protein encodes the protein MNPLPSTVTESNLPNTYYGNSAAPAGDINNDGYDDVIVVAYLYDNGQTNEGAVYIYHGSAVGLITNKCIRNNS
- a CDS encoding FG-GAP repeat protein, translated to MKAIKQSAQFGRSVGSAGDINSDGFDDVLIGSDAYTNGQSLEGRTFVYHGSAAGNRICPSGNSGKQSCKRCFWPFCCRIT
- a CDS encoding FG-GAP repeat protein, whose protein sequence is MESNLANAAFGRSVAGLRDVNGDGFDDIIVGSPNYPNGQSQEGGVYIYHGTATGIKHSSDLHQENNKAISYLGLSVSAAGMLIVMGGFDVIIGAYNADNLQDGEGFHYAHWRFVASGISATPNIVFESNQEAVFLVLGCLRR
- a CDS encoding FG-GAP repeat protein, with amino-acid sequence MNQIKRQFFWYSVACAGDRNADGFDDIIIGANDFLPMMMNKKAKHLFIMVPRQELQICRTPLLRAINRIRILVLPFPE
- a CDS encoding FG-GAP repeat protein, which produces MPNATFESDKPYSNFGATVSGVGDVNNDGFDDLIIGATDYSNTPSNEGAIYFYFGDNCPTTITMQIATLMVLAA
- a CDS encoding FG-GAP repeat protein, with product MELFFTGILGGDDCNDSSEVVFPGGFEYLDSIDNDCDGLIETDYDWTYDALLKYNGIAGRFAHAVSEAGDVNGDGFADIIVGGFTTIILKLTRVQHLFFLVRQQAYQIHLQIF
- a CDS encoding FG-GAP repeat protein, translating into MVLQRYYRHTAKILESNQTTAQFGGAVSNAGDINNDGYDDIIVGAQLYDNGQTDEVLRSFITAHRVGIKSAPFTMIESNQTLSRFGCAVSTAGDVNNDGTSDDVVVVHISLIMGKMKRVLHLYIMVAHQELILCMQ
- a CDS encoding FG-GAP repeat protein, producing the protein MNNDGYSDLIIGAIQYNGIATNVGAAFIYHGSPTGIRAVQQQFCLACKDLLI
- a CDS encoding FG-GAP repeat protein, with the translated sequence MQGSAYLGSSVNTLGDANGDGYSDVIVGAYQYTNGQYDEGATYFITEHQQLNPIPVLNWNPTRFSMVWLCRFRTGDINNDGFDDAVVGAYFYDNEQVEQPLYIYLTLAI
- a CDS encoding putative metal-binding motif-containing protein, giving the protein MVEACAAPPGYVDNNLDCNDANNAINPTQIEICNAIDDNCNGTNDEGVIETISIAAAGPTEFCQGGSVILNATYSGTSVQWQKNGSNIPGAIGASYTATTKVIMLA